A stretch of DNA from Arachis hypogaea cultivar Tifrunner chromosome 19, arahy.Tifrunner.gnm2.J5K5, whole genome shotgun sequence:
GCTGAATTTTTATTCCTTAATTTTTTTATGACTTCATTTATTGTTATCACATCATTTAGTATTTCCTGAAATTACTGTCCATTGAAATTGACATTACCTCTTCATACATAATTGAATCAATATTTCTTATTAGTGAAAATTTCTACTGCAACACCTTTTTATTGGTATTTGTTAgtttagagactggtactaaaatttttgtctctatctttaaaatttcagtatttcaatacctccaaaaagtagggacacaggagactaaaatttttagagatagagactgaaattttaataatattttatacttaaaatacttttatttcaattatttaattccaattttaccctttgcgcaaattaaattagagtttcattcttatttcaattcctgtctctcattttgcaccaaacagaatactgagatttatttcaatctctgtctcttagtctctgtctcttagtTTCTGTCTCTCTgtctcaaattttttcaaagtaaatataaaattcaattatttcgaattttatacatattaataacataaaaaaaaactaatggtttaaattattaaattaactaactagttttagTGGTTATtcacttattgtaagtcattacataagggaggttgtgggttcaacttttacttccttcactatatacctaatttttataaaatatgtgttatatatgatgtgcgggtagagtagggtagggtacaccctaaacccgtaccctaccctacccgcaggcatACCCGGATCGGACCCTGCCCTACCCGAACGGGTTGAACcgggttgggtacccgcgggtagggtatgaattgccagccctaCTAATTAGGtcgaatcccgccttgtacaTGCAGcaactaggggtgtgcatggtctGGCCCGGCCCAAAAATTTGGCCCGGTCTCGAACACTTtaagggctaatttggtgtgattttattgggtttagggcggggtaagggtctcaaaaatagacccggtcattatttaggGTCGAGTCCggaccatagctcgggtcactcgAAATCGGttcggtggcccggtcatcatacacaattaatattttttgttagtgaAATTTTCTATTGCAACACCTTTTCATTGGTGTTTTCACTGACCATGTCTGTTAGGGACAACATGAGAATGAAAGGTATGGAGGCAGAGATTAAAAAACTTTACCAGATGATTGAATCGGCGGCGGAGGAACATAGAGCTGAGAGGGCCAGAGCCTTAGGCTATGAATCTCAAATTTGACACGCTTCAGTTCTCTATTACGCAACTGCTCCATAATCTGCACCGCTCCAACTCTCCTTCTCGTGAGTTCTTATATGGTGCGAGCTCAACTCGACACCCGCAATTTCGCGCGTGATTGCAACCCCGAAGGGTGAACGTCGATATGCCGAAATTTGATGGGAGTGATGCCTTGGGTTGGATTTTCTCCATAGATCAATATTTCAATTTCTTCTGGGTTCCCGATGAAGAACAGGTGGGTTTAGCAGCGGTTCAAATGTCGGGAGCGGCCATTCCATGGTATCAATTATCACAGCGAGCGGCACAATTTCGTTCCTGGACTCAACTCAAGAGGGCGATTGAGCTCGAGTTTGGACCTTCATTGTTCGAGTTTCCCAGGGAATTGCTCTTCAAGCTTCAACAAGATAGAACAGTAAGTGAgtattattttgaatttgttgttttagcTAATTGTACTTTGTGACCTAATGCACGCCAATTCCTTCATCCACTTCTTCCTACACCACCACAACAGCCCCTACCAAATAATACCAAAAATTTCACTCGAAAACTTACTCTGGATAAAgtccaaagtaaaaagaaaaaaagagttatGTTATTGGTGTGATGATGAGAAGTTCTCAGCGAGCCATCGTTGTACCAATAGGCACTTCATGTCATTACAACTTGAATTGGGGGATGAGATGGTGCCAGGGGAGCCAACGATTGTGTCTATGGATGAGACCGCAAACTTGCAGGGGTTGAATCAATATATCATTAAGCATCATTTATCTTATAACATGATGCATGGTACTGAAGGCCCTTAGTTCTGtaccatttttttaattttttaattaaaagtattaataaaaaaaattgtattttggaAAGTGAACAAATTATTTCTCAGTAAATTATGGTTAAATTATGACAAAATTTGTGAATGTATTTGTAGATTTTTCAGTAAATCAAATTTGTTATATGATAAATGATATTGATAAAGTGTTGCATATCATCgtctaattgataaaaaaaatcaatttaacttaaaattatatttttcaaaaactaatttagaGTACACACCTAATTTTTAAGGAGCATTTTACCATTAACCTAAAAATATCATTGCGTTTTTCTGCTCAAGTAGATAATAATCCATTTGGTTaatgaagaacaagaaagtgaTTTCAGTTTAGAAGTAACTTACCTTTTAAGTTAAGTGATTAAGTGAGATAACTGACCCTCGATTTTAAAGTTTATTTGCTTAGCTTGTTAACATAACAGATTTGCTTTTGATTACATAGTACTAGATATGTGAAAAGAGTTTGAGATTCAATCTCCATTAAACATACCAATTAAGCAAGGCAAGAAACTTTGACTAAATGAATCAGTAGCCACACTTTAAAATATTTATCACTTTAaatttgtttagtgtatttagatataatttattgttaatacattgaatttttaaaataatacacTCTTTTTTATAAGTAAAAGTAACATACTTTAAAACGAAAGAAGTGTagtaattttattaggataacaTAGATGTTATTAATCTGAGTTATATTATGTTATTCCATAATACTTGAATAGACAAGAATTTATAAGTTCTTGTGTCATAAATTTTAGACATATAATTTTTGTATAAGAGAATTAATATCATTGGAAGAAAAATAATGCAAGATAGAGAAAAAAGATATCTTCTTTAGCTTATAAACAGAAAAgagaaacaaaacaaagaacaagactaataaagtaataaatgaagggaattaatattttaagttttcTTTTCAAACAAGTGTTCTTGGAGGATTGGTaatattactactactactaaaaatgatcaaatttcttttaaaaaatacattataaatatactaaaagattttaactatataatttttttattatttatcaaatCCTTTAAAATACTTGTTGGTAAGGCTCAAACTCTTAAATAGTGAAAAACCAAaggtaagagcccaaaactcttcatCCCTAAGAAAGTGTAGAGCTTCTTCCTTAGtaacatacaagtaagcaagtGTTAGAagattcgaatcccgccttgtcgCCTTGTGAATGCAGTAACTCATTGGCTACCGACAAACTTTTAAATAGAGCTCAAATCTGCAACAAATTAGTTCTTGACCTATCAGATTGGGAGAGAATCAGTTACATTAGTAATCCCAGGCAATCCCAACCAACAACCGCGCAATCCCAACCGACGACCGCGCAGATCCCAGCCGACGACGCATCCATGACTTAGGGAGAGATCCCTCCGGCCCGCATCACTAGCAAATGTTATTTTTCTCAACGATGACTTTGCCAATAACATCCAAGCAATGACATCAGTAGATATGTTTTGACAAGAATACAAACTTATCATTCTTAGTTGCTTGCAATTTTTTACCACCTGCTTTACCCCACTGGCCGTGATCCTGTAACAATATTCCAATTTAAGTTCTTTTAAGTTGTAACAATTCTCTGAAATAAGAGAGAGTTCTTCATTGCTGATTCTCGACCATGACAAATTCAACACAAATAATGTAGGAACTTCAAAGTTAACCTTAAACGGAACCTCCTTGTATCCTAAATGAGCCAAGTCCAAGCGTTGAATCTTACAACACCTCCATAAAACTTCAATAACACCCTTTGAATAGGTCCTGGAATCGCTCAAATCCATCATCTCCAAGTTTGGGCATACGGAAGCAAGTATAGTGACACTTCTATCATCTAGCCATAAATTATTAGCCAAATAGAGAAACTTCACATGAGAATAATTCACAAACAAAAAATTCTCCTCCACCTTCTTCTTCCCAAGACAGGTATTTTCCATCCTGATCTCAGTTATCAAAGGGCAGTTACGCATTATGGCGAACAAACTCAAATCAGTAAGCTTTTCATTCCCATTAAGTTTCACAAAGTTTAAGTTACCAAGAAGCAAAGACAACTCACCCACACGCTGATCATTCAGAAATTCTGTGCTCTCAAGATCTAAATAATGCAAATGGTTACACTTTCTCAACAAGCGAGAAATCCCATGGTATCCATATCCCCTACAGTACTGCAGAGAGAGTTTCCTCAAGGGAAGGCCTTCCTCCGCAACAGCACACAAGACTTCGTCAGATATAGGCGTATAAGACAAATCAAGACAAGTCAAACCCTTCAAATTTACCAATGCATCAATGAACTCCGAAATTTTATCATGCCAACCGCTAAAAGACAAAGACCTCAATTGGGATCTCTGACGGATTGCGTTAGCAATCTGAGTTATCTCACTATGACGGCTGGTTGATTCAAGAACAATAAGCTCTTCTAAAAAATGACAATTCTGACACAAGGTGGAAATGTGAGAGTTCCGAAATTTACGGTTACCTGAAACATTCACCTTTCTAAGCTTCTTAAGCCCTGAAGCAAAGGCCTTTACACGGGAATAATCTGTTATCTCATCACAATTATACGGAGGGAAACTCACATCGATTTCTTCGAGGTTTGGGAAGCACTCGACAATTAAGCCCAAATCCTGAGGCATGAAGGAACAGTTGAGTGACTTCAAAGTTGGAAACTTTTGGGAGAATTGCTGCAACCCATGTGAGGGGAAGGTGGGTTGGTGGGACAGGTCGAGGGAACGGAGTGAGGGTAGGTCGAACAAAGCGATTTGGGAGAGGAGTGCGTTGATGTCACCCGTGAAGTAGCGCGTGATTTTGATGGTCGTCATGTTGGGAAAACGGCGGAGGAGGGTGGGAAGGAGAGGGCGGACAGGGTCGAGAACGGAGAGGTCGGTGCGGAGGCTGTTGGTAAGGGAAAATAACTGGCGTGAGACTAGGGAGAGTGATTCGTAATCGAGAGGGTCGCTGATGTGTTTGAAAATTAATTCCCAACACTCATCTGGTAAATGTGGCTCTTGGTGTCTACAaattcttgatgatgatgatggtggcgGCGGCGGTGGAGCCATTGTCTACGATTTTTGTGCGGAAAGGTTTTAGAGAAAGAGTCTGGGATTATAAACTAGAGAAAATCTAGGGGACCAACACTTTTGTTGAAATTTGGACAGCACTTAATCATCGAAAAGAAAATGATTAATCCTACACTATTAGATGTCATCTCACACCATTGAAAATATtgatgatggctaattgatggctaaacATCACAAATTCTGCTGGCCCCCTAGCACTCCTCTATAAACTATTCTATTTACACCATCTCCAGCAGCAAACTTATCTCATAAAAAATGACTCTATATCAAATTTTGCGCCATAAccaataaataggaactcaataaatctctctcttctccattagaagAAACTAACTTTAATCCCTATTTTgatccacttaattaattaattaaataattaaaattaatataattattatttttatataataatattatttaaatttataaatttaaaataatttaatattataaaatattaaaataaataacttaaatttaattagtattttaaattttataaataaaattaaataattcaactaaaaattattttataatatataaaaattaaatttattttttatataaaataaatttaattaattatgatttaatataacaatataaataatattttatattaatttaacataattatttatattaattgtaatttaatataactaattattaaataattaatataaataattaattaaatagatatataagtatttaatatatatatttaataatttttttatttttttattaacttaccaCATGGCATGATTTTATTGGTTGTTGCAAGTCCATGCTTAGAGGGACTCTCAACCTTGATCCCCGTGAAGAGCCCTCTTTCCCTTTTCACTCTAATGATAATTGAGTCCTCGTATGTCAGAAAAGGAACTCTATTTCTTAGCATTAGAGTTGCTCTTAcatctctaaattttttatttttattttagagaataaagtaaaattttttattattaataaattttttatatttttttttaaatctcatttataaaataaatactgttagataatactttattttttaaaataaaatttaaaatttaaaagatctaaATTTATAAATGATCAAAGTGAGGATCGTTGTAAATGATTTATGATTTATGCATGAGTTCGATTAGAGAACTAATTAGTAGAACTGGATTCAAGGTATGCCAGTTGATTGATTCTACTCAACTTTTCAGATTGGCTTAGTGTTACATCTATCATTAgtgtctcttttttttattatttatcaagcAGAGAGCGCTTTCAAGGAACGAAGTCCATTTAGTAAGACGTTTGAAAGAGGTATCCGACTCAGCACAATCAGTCACTTAAATTTCGGGAAGCAATCAACTTACAGAGAACTAAGAACAACGACTACGCCCCCCTACGATTGTTTCGATTTCTGCCACTACTTTTTGAGTATTCCACTCCTCTATTGGTTGAATTCATACAATAAAGTAGTTTAGTTTAAATGTGAACAAGCTTAGTGGGAGCTGTAGAAATCCTTTCTCTTCCATTAACATGAAaactggcaatgggtagggtatgGTAGGGTTTGGACTTTGGACCCTACCCTAATCCTATCTGCgtgttgagaatctctcaactctaaccctacccgcaccttaaaattctaaatcctaccctaccctaccctactcgcagaaatatcaaattttttcaaagtaaatataaaattcaatcatttcgaattttatacatattaataacataaaaaataaaaatttaatggtttaaattactaaattaactaactagttttagTGGTTATtcacttattgtaagtcattacataagggaggttgtgggttcaactctcacttccttcactatatacctaatttttataaaatatgtgttatatatgatgtgcgggtagagtagggtagggtacaccctaaacccgtaccctaccctacccgcaggcatACCCAGACCGGACCCTGCCCTACCCGAACGGGTTGGACTgggttgggtacccgcgggtagggtatgaattgccagccctaCTAATTAGGtcgaatcccgccttgtacaTGCAGcaactaggggtgtgcatggtctGGCCCGGCCCAAAAATTCGGCCCGGTTTCGAACACTTTAggagctaatttggtgtgattttattgggtttagggctggataagggtctcaaaaatagacccgatcaTTATTTAGGGTCGGGTCCggaccatagctcgggtcactcgAAATCGGctcggtggcccggtcatcatacacaattaatattttgtattattagtgatggatgatggctattattatgtggaatttaagtattgtaaaccttcatattttgtgttattagtcattatatataagactataagttaatattttatgtttaaaatacataagactttagactaatgcataatattgtgttatttgtattgatttaaatatttggtgttattaggcaatattagtattgattatggttatgctttaattttagagaagacttggttcttgttatatttttctaagtaaattttaccatgtcaaataatggttggagttttgtaaatttggatatttttacctgctaacttacaagaaggtatcaaggtaatataatgttaacggcccgattttcacccggttttacccggtataatcgtggcccaaaAGTGTAcaagtttcatcgggtctagggctgGGTTCGAGTCTAACAAATAGGCCCGATATATATTTCGGGCcgagtctgggtcacatcaaacccggtttcacccggcccatgcacaTCCCTagcagcaactcattggccaacaacagacccttaaatggaacttagatccgcgacggattagtccttaacctgtcaggttgggggataccgtttgggtaaaccaaaaaaaaaataattaggtcCAAATCCCATtagagttaattaattaaaaaataaatttattataaacattttttttataatttgtattttataaattttaaaattaaaaattaagagtGTCGGTTGAGGTGATTTATATtggaattagatttttttaatggtTTAGACATTTagctaatattattttattcgatACTAAATAGGAATGAAATCAACTCTagtcaattaattaaaaaataaattcgttattaaaaaaattactttcctaatttttcgaatttcaaaatctaaaattaaaaaggagttaatttagttagtttatattataattagtctctagattttttcttaatttaaatataaaaaaagtgtTAGCTATATGTTATggttattaataaaaaaagggAGATGCATGAAGGGAGCGTCACAAATTGCAATACTGGGTTAATTACAAATACGGGACACTAAACcttttattcttctattcttttcattGCTACTTCTTTTGTAATTGTTAAATCTCTTCCTCCTTTTCCAGGTCTCTTGATGGATACTCCCTGTAGTTGAGATGCAGCCgaatttttatttcttaattctTTTATGACTTCATTTGTTATTATCACATCATTTAGTACTTTCTGAAATTACTGTCCATTGAAATTGACGTTACCTCTCCATACATAATTGAATAAAtattgggtaaagtatattttttgtccctgaagtttagcaaaaatttcaaaaatacccttaagttttattttgtttcaattttgtcctagaagttttcgatttgcatcaaatatacccttaacggctaaattttcaaaaaaattaagaccaatctaacaataatgcatgaaaactatgcttgatttacttgtgttgagggttgttcttatgaaatcgttgttgaattggtcttaaattttttgaaaaattagccgttcggggtatatttgatgcaaatagaaaacttttaggacaaaattgaaacaaaataaaacttagggatatttttgaaacttttgtcaaacttcaagaacaaaaaatatactttacccataaatattttttgttagtgaAATTTTTTACTGCAACACCCTTTCATTGGTGTTTTCACTGATCATGTCTGTCAGGGACAACACGAGAATGAAAGGTATGGAGGCAGAGATTAAGAAAACTTTACCAAATGATTGAATCGGCGGCGGAGGAACATAGAGCTGAGAGGGCCAGAGCCTCTAAATCTCAAATTTGACACGCTTCAGTCCTCTATTACGCAACTGCTCCATAATCTGCACCGCTCCAACTCTCCTTCTCGTCATATGGTGTGAACTCAACTAGGGACCCGCCATTTCGCGCGGGATTACAACCTCGAAGGTGAACGTCGATCTGCCGAAATTTGATGGGAGTGATGCCTTGGGTTGGATTTTCTCCATGGATCAATATTTCGATTTCTTGCGGGTTCCCGATGAAGGACAGGTGGGTTTAGCAGCGGTTCAAATGTCGGGAGCGGCCATTCCATGGTATCAATTATCACAGCGAGTGACACAGTTTCGTTCCTGGACTCAACTCAAGAGGGAGATTGAGCTCGACTTTGGACCTTCATTGTTCGAGTCTCCCAAGAAATTGCTCTTCAAGCTTCAACAACATAAAACAGTGAGTGAgtattattttgaatttgttgctttaGCTAATTGTACTCAGATTAAACCGCCTAATACCCTTAGGGATTATTTTATAAGCGGATTAAGATAGGCTATTCGAAGGGAAGTGAAAGTTCAGTGTCTCCCGAGTTTGATGCGTGCTGTGACTTTGGCAAGATTGTATGAGGATAAATTTACTCTCGAATCCCGTCACGCTACAGGGTCGGCTGCCCATCGCCCCCAGTTTGCTAACCAAGCTGTTGTTGCTACTCCGCGACCTAATGCACACCAATTCCTTCCTCCACTTTTTCCTACACCACCACAACAGTCTCTACCAAACACTACCAGAAATTCCACTCGAAAACTTACTCTGGATGAAgtccaaagtaaaaagaaaaaagggtTATGTTATTGGTGTGATGAGAAGTTCTCAGCGAGCCATCATTGTACCAATAGACACTTTATGTCATTACAACTTGAGTTGAGGGATGAGATGGTGCCAGAGGAGCCAACAGTTGTGTCTATGGATGAGACCGCAAACTTGCAGGGGTTGAATCAATATATCATTGAGCATCATTTATCCTATAATGTGATGCATGGTACTGAAGGCCCTTAATTCTgtaccatttttttattttttaattaaaagtattaataaaaaaaattttgtcttttgaaaagtGAACAAATTATTTCTCAATAAATTAAGGTTAAATTATGACAAAATTTATGAATGTATTTGTagatttttcaataaatcaaatttgTTATATGATAAATGATATTGATAAAGTGTTGCATATTATGGtgtaattgattaaaaaaaatcaatttgacttaagattatatttttcaaaaactaatttaaagtACATACCTAATTTTTAAGGAGCATTTTACTATTAACCCAAAAATATCATTGCGTTTTTCTGCTCAAGTAGATAATAATCCATTTGGTTaatgaagaacaagaaagtaatttCAGTTTAGTAGTAACTTACCTTTTAAATTAAGTGATTAAGTGAGATAACTAACCCTCGATTTTAAAGTTTATTTGCTTAGCTTGTTAATATAACAGATTTGCTTTTGATTACATAGTACTAGATATGTGAAAAGAGTTTGAGATTCAATCTCCATTAAACATACCAATTAAGCAAGGCAAGAAACTTTGActaaatgaaaaattaattaatccTAAAACAAATCAACCAAAAGTGTATAATTTCGGTGAAGTGCTTCCATAATCTTTAGAAGGAGGTCAGATTCTTCTCTATGCATGGAGGTATTCTCTTGCTGAACAAGAAAGCTTCTAGGCTATCAGTCTCGCAAATGATTTCACGCCTGCTACTCTCCGAAGCCAtaaatagaaaagagaaaaaaagatatCTTCTTTAGCTTATAAATAGAAAAgagaaacaaaacaaagaacaagaCTAATAAAGTAATAAATGAAGGGAATTAATATTCTAAGTTTTCTTTTTAAACAAGTGTTCTTGGAGGATTGGTAATATTACTACCACTactaaaaatgatcaaatttcttttaataaatacattataaatatactaaaagattttaactatataatttttttattatttatcaaatCCTTTAAAATACTTGTTGGCAAGACTCAAACTCTTAAATAGTGAAAAACCAAAGGTAACGGCCCAAAACTCTTTATCCTTAAGAAAGTGTAGAGCTTCTTCCTTAGtaacatacaagtaagcaagtGTTCAAGTAAGCAAGTGTT
This window harbors:
- the LOC140172971 gene encoding uncharacterized protein; this encodes MAPPPPPPSSSSRICRHQEPHLPDECWELIFKHISDPLDYESLSLVSRQLFSLTNSLRTDLSVLDPVRPLLPTLLRRFPNMTTIKITRYFTGDINALLSQIALFDLPSLRSLDLSHQPTFPSHGLQQFSQKFPTLKSLNCSFMPQDLGLIVECFPNLEEIDVSFPPYNCDEITDYSRVKAFASGLKKLRKVNVSGNRKFRNSHISTLCQNCHFLEELIVLESTSRHSEITQIANAIRQRSQLRSLSFSGWHDKISEFIDALVNLKGLTCLDLSYTPISDEVLCAVAEEGLPLRKLSLQYCRGYGYHGISRLLRKCNHLHYLDLESTEFLNDQRVGELSLLLGNLNFVKLNGNEKLTDLSLFAIMRNCPLITEIRMENTCLGKKKVEENFLFVNYSHVKFLYLANNLWLDDRSVTILASVCPNLEMMDLSDSRTYSKGVIEVLWRCCKIQRLDLAHLGYKEVPFKDHGQWGKAGGKKLQATKNDKFVFLSKHIY